From the genome of Cryptococcus neoformans var. neoformans B-3501A chromosome 1, whole genome shotgun sequence, one region includes:
- a CDS encoding hypothetical protein (Match to ESTs gb|CF191660.1|CF191660, gb|CF191758.1|CF191758, gb|CF185935.1|CF185935), with the protein MTQSPFSTFGYQTAMPSGSSFKPKRKRMSWGPEEEENGAKHMRMLSPTLNHPGFPLPELVADHSNNASDDDQVMDMDQDMPDSSSAVGPPSPAEGYAQNSYSYGASGSGGFGFGPGAEEDEFEMDMMDDMGTLQSKNYPSLTPHPNPHHFSNPGNNHNLRGTSPLAAQPFSTALPAPPARGIFQPTVSGPLAPDASDIERARSQHGPWCQSIPKLIMSEYPDASGRRSMWTVCGDCGACEKTQD; encoded by the exons ATGACACAAAGCCCATTCTCTACTTTCGGCTACCAGACCGCTATGCCCTCCGGCTCCAGTTTCAAACCAAAGCGTAAGAGGATGTCTTGGGgcccagaagaagaagaaaatggtGCCAAG CACATGCGTATGCTTTCTCCTACTCTCAACCACCCCGGTTTCCCTTTGCCTGAGCTTGTCGCGGACCATTCAAACAACGCGTCAGATGACGACCAAGTCATGGACATGGACCAGGACATGCCCGACAGTAGCTCCGCCGTTGGCCCCCCTTCGCCGGCCGAAGGGTACGCTCAAAACTCATATTCATACGGTGCCAGTGGTAGCGGAGGTTTTGGCTTCGGACCCGGcgcggaagaggatgagttTGAGATGGATATGATGGATGATATGGGCACCCTTCAATCGAAAA ATTACCCATCTCTCACCCCTCACCCCAATCCTCATCATTTTTCCAACCCTGGGAACAACCACAATCTTAGGGGTACATCACCACTTGCTGCTCAGCCTTTCAGTACCGCTCTTCCCGCACCTCCAGCACGCGGCATCTTCCAGCCCACCGTCTCGGGCCCGCTGGCTCCTGACGCATCGGATATCGAGCGCGCTAGGTCTCAACATGGCCCTTGGTGCCAAAGTATTCCCAAGCTCATCATGAGCGAGTACCCCGATGCCAGCGGCAGAAGGTCAATGTGGACTGTTTGCGGCGACTGCGGAGCTTGCGAAAAGACTCAGGACTAG
- a CDS encoding hypothetical protein (Match to EST gb|CF189122.1|CF189122; Similar to gi|34879134|ref|XP_214099.2| similar to small unique nuclear receptor co-repressor [Rattus norvegicus], FASTA scores: opt: 286, E(): 1.9e-11, (36.220% identity (72.441% similar) in 127 aa overlap (1-122:92-217))): protein MSESSPKDTLSALNESLDALEAALAPLEAKPWSQTVEKLSPLERTKMDVLGAYLINDLVWVYLKTKGIDPTKHDVTAELERIKTYYSKVSSAEGHEEIRPKVDAAAAHRFVSSSIPRTQHLPPTTSAELAANQRALRVAEEEEEESIRRLGKPSRFRHIQERGQLKLIPGQEVETIGDEDVMIGGEDGQREAENFLREFANEIEGR, encoded by the exons ATGTCAGAGTCCTCGCCAAAAGATACCCTCTCTGCTCTCAACGAGTCACTCGATGCTCTAGAAGCTGCTCTTGCACCTTTAGAAGCCAAGCCGTGGTCACAAACTGTTGAAAAATTGTCACCATTGGAGAGAACGAAAATGGATGTTCTGGGTGCCTACTTAATCAATGACCTTGTGTGGG TGTACTTGAAAACGAAAGGAATTGATCCAACAAAGCATGACGTGACTGCTGAACTC GAACGGATAAAAACATATTATTCCAAAGTCAGCTCCGCTGAGGGGCACGAAGAGA TTCGTCCCAAAGTCGACGCTGCCGCTGCCCACCGCTTTGTCAGCAGCTCCATCCCTCGTACCCAACATCTTCCGCCAACCACATCGGCCGAGCTAGCGGCTAACCAACGAGCTTTGCGCGtagctgaagaggaagaagaagaaagtaTCAGGAGACTGGGCAAACCTTCCCGATTTCGTCATATCCAAGAGCGAGGACAGTTGAAGCTCATCCCAGGACAAGAGGTGGAGACAATCGGCGACGAAGATGTTATGATaggaggtgaagatggGCAAAGAGAAGCCGAGAACTTTTTGAGAGAGTTTGCGAATGAAATTGAAGGGAGATAA